The window CTATGAAGATGGATTTCGTGCCTCAAGAAGAGCGAGACGATTGACGATTCTTGCTCTTATGAATTTTAAAACGGCGAATGAAGATAAGAACACTTACAAGAAGCAATCACTCAGTGAGTTACACAATTCTGTCAATGAAGGAAAAGTGAATGACTATGAATATATCAAAGTGACGCTTAGAAATTTTATTGAAAACAAAATCATCGAAGGTAAAATTTCTACAACAGTTACGTTTCCTCGACCTAAAGGTGCAACGGATTATGAATTTAAAGCAAATAATTCAGGCACTCTTGACTTGATGGAAATGCTAGATGATTGCTATGCGATTATTACTTACAATCGAATTTCAATTCTTGATGAGACAAACAATGTTATCCGCAAAGACTCACCGGGTCCCGTAACACCAGAAAGTAATGCGAAACCAGCACCTGCTACTGGTGCCGGCACATCGCAACCAGTGAAATCAACACCAGCAACAAATCCACCGACTAATACTAATACAGGCAATCCTGTGGACTCACTACAAAAAAAGGAATAATTACTATGAATAAAATTTTATCTTATATATGTTTGTTAATTTTTACATTTAGCATTTCTGCAAACTCAAAAGGAAATATTGTCGATAGAAAAAAGAATTTTGACTCAAAGGCAAAGTTTTTATTTTCCATGCAAGAAATCATTACCTCTGAAAAATTGAATAAAGATTTGCAGGGCTTAAAAGATATGGCGAATGAAGTAGATACAACCTATCGATCCGGCGAAAAAGAAAAAATCAAAAAGACTCTTTCTGTTGGAGAAATGAAATTAGCCACTTCAATGAAAGATTATACTACATTCATTAGTGCGGAAACGAAAGAGTTGATGGAAGCCTATTCTTCTCAAGTAACTAACGCCGAAGAGAAAGAATCGGACAAAAAGTCTAAGCCTACAGTAGCAAGCACTACCACGAGAGAAAAATCCTCTGAATACTATACGATTGCAAAGGCAGACTATGCGAACGCTACAAAGTTTGAACGAGATGGAAATTTACAGTATGCAATACAATTATTTAAACGAGCTCTAAACTATACAGTGCTTGCTTTTGATAATGCAAAGTATCCACTCCCTGCAAAGTATGCGAATCTTTCCAAAACTTTTTCGCCAGCAAATGAAACAGCAGATACGCCACATCCAGCAGGAACTCATACAAGTCCTGCAAAAGAAAATAAAGATACAAAAGAAACTAAACCAGCCGGTCCAATAAAAAGTATCAAATAGCATTAAATTCATGCTAGAAATTATTAGGGTGTCGTCCTCTAATATTTCAAAAGGGGGTCTCAATTCATATCGAGATTCCCTACAAAAATTTTTAAGAATGACACTCTTATTGTAATCTTAGGTTAAAATAAGCTTGAAAGTGCTTAGCTATTTATGACATAAGTATATAACCCCTCTATGAAAATAGAATCTATTTATAAACACTTCATGGTGACTCCAGTCAGCCATCTTCCTGTTGTAGATGAAAATTCCGATATAGTCGGTCTCATCTCCAAAGAAAAAGTATTAATGGAGATGGCCGATGTCGCATCCACAATAGAAGAATACGAAAAAATTCCAGAGCAGTTCTTAGAATTCAATATCACTGAAAGTGTAATCTATTATTTCCGAAACAACCGCACCATACCTGTAATTAATACACTTTCCCAAAAAGTAGACTCATGGGAAAAGCCCCGCTTCCTAGCCGAAGTGTCCAAGCTAACTAGCCATACTCCTTCTATTAAAACAGAAAACATAGAAACAGAGGGCGAAGAGATGACAGAGAGCAGATCTGCAATCTACAAATTTATGTCTATGGTCCTAGCTAGCTTTCCGGACGCACTCTTTGCAACGGACAAGGAAGGTGTGACTACTTTTTATAATGAACGATTTGAAGTAGATATTCTTGGTCGTGGTATGTTCCGTGATTCAATAAGCTATACCGAAAAATATTTTAGAGAACTCAATCAGGATTTATTTGCAAACTACCTCAAAACCCATGAGCTTGATGTGGAATCTCGAAAGTCAACGGTTCCAATTATACAGGCTTTTGTAAAAGATTTGAATTTAGTATTAAGAATTATTACTCTTAAGAACGAACAAACCATTAGTGGATTTCTGTATCATTTCATCGACCCGCAAAATCGAATGAATCGAATGAATGAAGGCGGGTTGACCTTTCCATCAGTGGAAGAAGCATTTCAAATGAATGTTCCACTCCTCACTCTGATTGAAGAAATTGAAAGCCATTATATTTTTCAAAAGCTCAAACGAAATGATGAAAATATTTCCCATACTGCAGATGAACTTGGAATCCCTAGATCTACTTTGCAGAATAAGATTAAGCTTCTAAAGATTAACGAAAAGTTCAGTCGTGAAATTTCTAGCCCAATTCCAAGAAAAAGAAAAAAAATAGTAGAAAAAAAAGAACAGGCTGCTAAAAAGGTCTTAGCCTCCGAAAGTAAGCGGACTGCTCTTCCGAAAAGTAAGAAAGTCAAAAAGGGTTCTCCCAAGAAACCTTCTCTAACCTCAAAGAAATCTTCGCAGGCAAAAACCAATAAAAACAAGGTAAAACTAAAAGCTAAATCTAAAAAGAAGAAATAACTTCTTTTCTAATGAAATCGGCAATCATTCGCTAAGCCACAATCATTAGAATTCAAAATCCACTAACAGGCAACCCCATACTATGGCTATATCTAAAAAAGAAGAAAATTCAATTGAACAAGAAGAATACGAAAATCAACAATCACCAACATCGAATGAAAACCAAAATCAAAACGGTAATCATCCAAGACCCTTTAAAAAGAGAAAGAAATTTGACGGGCCTACTCCTGAACCAATTGATTTAGTAAAACTCAAACAGAAAGCTATCGGAGAGTTAACCGAGTTAGCTAAGAGCATGGGTGTTGAAAATACAAATGGTCTCAAGAAACAGAATTTAATTTTCGCGATTCTACAAAGCCAATCCGAGAAAGATGGTCAGGTTCATGCTGCCGGTGTCATGGAACGCCTTCCTGACGGATATGGATTCTTACGCTCCCCTGATTATAACTATGTTCCAGGTCCTGATGATATCTATGTTTCTCCTTCTCAAATAAAACTCTTTGGTCTAAGGACTGGGGATACTATCGAAGGACAAATTCGTCCTCCAAAAGAATCGGAAAGATTCTTTGCTATGCTCCGAGTAGAAACCGTAAACGGAGTTCCACCTGAAGTAGCTAATAAGCGTGCCTTATTTGACAACCTAACACCTCTTTATCCAAATGAAAGACTCAATATGGAATTTGATCCATCTCATATGGATACTCGTATCCTTGATTTGATGATCCCAATCGGGAAAGGGCAACGTGGACTGATTGTTGCTCCTCCTAGAACTGGTAAAACAATTTTAATGCAAAGTATTGCAAATGCGATTACCCGTAATCATCCCGAAGTCTATTTAATCGTATTGTTGATTGACGAGCGTCCAGAAGAAGTAACAGATATGGCGCGTAACGTTCGTGGAGAAGTGGTAAGTTCTACCTTCGATGAGCCTGCTCAGCGCCACGTTCAAGTAGCGGAAATGGTAATCGAGAAAGCAAAACGTCTCGTCGAGCATGGACGGGATGTTGTTGTATTACTTGACTCTATCACAAGACTTGCCCGCGCCTACAACCAAGTAATTCCAACGAGTGGAAAGATTCTTTCTGGTGGTGTGGATTCCAATGCGCTTCATAAACCAAAGCGTTTCTTTGGAGCAGCTCGTAATATCGAAGAAGGCGGTTCACTAACTATATTGGCAACTGCTCTTATCGATACAGGCTCTAAAATGGACGAGGTTATCTTTGAAGAATTTAAAGGAACTGGAAATATGGAAGTTCATTTAGATAGAAAGCTATCTGATAAGAGAATTTTCCCTGCAATCGACATAAATAAGTCAGGAACTCGTAAAGAAGAGCTTTTACTTCGTCCGGATATTTTACAAAAAGTCTTTATACTAAGAAAGGTACTTTCCCCTATGAGTATCACAGAAAGTATGGAATTATTGCTAGATAAAATGAGAACTACAAAGACCAATGAGGCCTTTCTAGCGAGCATGAATTCATAATTAAGGAGAACCAAATGAAAGAAGGAATACACCCACAATATAGAGATGTAATTTTTAAAGATATTTCTTGTGATTACGCGTTTAAATCAAAATCTACTGCGAAATCCAATGAAACAATGAAATGGGAAGATGGAAAAGAATATCCCGTTATCAAATTAGAAATTTCTAGTGCATCTCACCCTTTCTTCACCGACAAAGCAAAAGTTATCATGACTGCTGGTCGCGTTGACAAATTCAAAAAGAAATACAAGATGAAATAAATCTATGCTCGTGACCGTGTCTAAATGGTTTTTTGCCACAAAGGCACGGAGTCACAGAGAGTAATAGAGGGTTTCATATTAAACAATTTAAAAGGCTAAATATATTATTACACTCATTTGAGATTTTTAATATATTTATTTCTCTGCGCCTCAGTGTCTCTGAGGCAATTACCTAAGTCTAACATTCAGGAGTCTTACCAATGGCAATGAACTTCGAGAAATTCAAAGAAATCAACGATACAAGAATGAACTACCGCGAAATGGAAGATGCAACAGTTGTATCCAATTATCGCAACGTAGGCTGCGGGGATGGATATAGGATCTATCTTAAGATAGATGAGAATGAGTGCATAACAGATGCTAGCTATACGACAACTGGTTGTGGATTTGGAATTACTGCGCTTGCTATGGCTACTGAAATTGCAAAGAATAAGACCGTTTCAGAAGCAGAGACCTTAACAGAGTCTGATATAGAAAAACTATTTGAATTTCCTGAAAAAAGAAAGAATTATCCAGAATCAGCGATAGCTGCGCTCAAACAAGCCATTAAGGATTTTAAATCTGGTGATGGCATTCCCAAAGAAAAGCGAATCACCAAATCCAAAGCCCTTGAAATATTAAAAACGAAAGGCAATCTCTCCAACGAGAATTTATCTAGTATTATTCTCGAAAAAGAAAATTTAGATGGAGTTGATTTCTCAAATGCTGATTTGCACAATGCTTATCTACAAAATGGAAGTTATGTAGGTGCCAATTTTTCGGGAGCTAATTTACGCGGTGCATTTCTAAATAGCTGTAATTTACAGAATGCAAACTTTAGAGGAGCTGATTTACGTTGGGCTAAATTAGCTGGTGCAAAGATAGATGGGGCTGATTTTACAGACGCAATTTATGATATAGGCACAAGAATCGATTCCAATCAGGTTCATATCTTCAAAGTAATGCAAAAAGCTGGTAAAGATATCTATATGAAAGCAGAGGAAGTTATTTAATTGAAAGTAGGTGACCAAGCAAAATTACTTAAGAAGACCTTTATGCAAAATGGGGTCTTTATTCTCACAAATTCCATTGTTGAGATTGTAGACATTGAAAATGAATTGTATCATGTTATATACAATGACAAAGAAGGGCATCCGCACACTCTTAAAAATATCAAAGCGGAAGAACTTCAAAAAATCTAAGAATACGTTTTTTATTCTAGACATTTTCAAATTGAATAGTTAAATAGCTAAGATACGAACCTGTTGTAAAGTAACTCAGTTATAAACATGATTTTAACCCCTTCTCGAACCAGTGATCATTTAATTATAAAAATCCTTTCCGATGTAATGATGGATAATTCTAAGGATTTTTACAAAGAGTTTGAAGCTATTATCCAACAAAACACTGATTTCAAGGTAGTCAGCTTTGATTTCTATAAGGTCAACTTTATGGATTCTTCTGGTATTGGCTCACTGATTAGAGCGGCATCCTATGTAAAAAATCTACACTCCGCAGTGACTGTCTTTAATTTGAATAAATCACTTTATTCAGTTTTCCGACTTTCTGGTTTAGATAATATCATTGCAATCTATACGTATGATGAGTTTATCGAAATCTATCCCGAACTAAAATAATCACAGGTTAATTAAATGAAGTATTCTATTTCAAAAAAAATATTCTTTCTCTCCTTGACTTTACTTCTATCGCATTGTGCATCTTTCTATCAAACAAAGCATTTGGTTTATTCTACTCGTAATTCTGCTTTCTATAGAATGCCAAAAGATGAAATTAAAAACAAAGAATTCATTCAGGAAAAATTTACTCATCCCTATTCGATCCAACCCGAAAAACTAGTTGATATGCTTGGTAATTTACGGTTTAAAAAATACACTCGTATTGGTAGTTTACAAGATTTTGTTTTTCACCTAAGTGAATTAACGACCCTTAGCGTTGACTTAAAACAAGTATTGGAAAATATGAAGTCCGAAGACTGTGTCATGGGCATATCCATGTTTGACCACACTCAATCTGTAATCTCTAATAATAAGCGCACATCCTTCTTACTCTGGATTGATTCAAAAGGATTAAATCTAGTATTAGGGGAGATACAATCAGATGTTCCGCGTGATACTGCGAAAAATTTCTTTGAATGGACACAAGTTCCACAAGTTGCACTTTCCATCACTCCTGATGAAAATGAAATCGAACAAGAGAAGGAACAGCTTTTTACCTTCAACAAAGTAAATGGATACACCAATAAGAAATGGTTGATCTTTCCCTTGAAAGACCTAAATCAATATCAATTAAAAGATAGAAAATACAATTCAAATAAGAAGACAGACAACTAAATCTTTTTCTGATTAGTCATCACTTCTTTTACGAGTGGCGCATAACCGTCTTTATCCGACTTTAGAATATGGGATCTTAACCAGAAGAAAAGAAATTCAAGAGTTTTCTTTCCAACATTTGCGGTTCCTGTCTTAAGCTCCTCTTCTACGCTCTCGATCTTATCGATGAATTTTTTATGTTCTAGTTTATGATCAGAAAAATCTGGATAGGATGCCATTAGCATGAGTTCTTCTTCCATTGTAAAATGAGTATAGGTATAAATTTTTAAATTACTGATAATTCTTTTTAGTGCTTCTCTTTCGATATTAAATTGAATTGCTCGTTCCAAATCATTGATTACACTAAATAGAACCTTATGCTGATAATCCACAACATCAATATCTGTATTCCAGGAATCCTCCCAAATAACATAATCGACTTTTGCTTCTGGTGTAATCTTAAATCCTTCCACTAGAAATGTTGCAGTTCGATTTAGAAAAAACATAGCAGCTTTATCTCTTGGGTTAATCGTTAGTATCTGTAAGAATATTTCCCATGCTTTTTGATATTGACCACTTTGATAGATAATTACTCCACTATCAAATTGTTGCTTGGTTTTATCTTTTAGTTCAATCTGTTCGGGATAATCAACATTATACACTTCACATATAAATGTCTGTTCTTCTTTTCCTCGAATATAGGC is drawn from Leptospiraceae bacterium and contains these coding sequences:
- a CDS encoding transcriptional regulator — translated: MKIESIYKHFMVTPVSHLPVVDENSDIVGLISKEKVLMEMADVASTIEEYEKIPEQFLEFNITESVIYYFRNNRTIPVINTLSQKVDSWEKPRFLAEVSKLTSHTPSIKTENIETEGEEMTESRSAIYKFMSMVLASFPDALFATDKEGVTTFYNERFEVDILGRGMFRDSISYTEKYFRELNQDLFANYLKTHELDVESRKSTVPIIQAFVKDLNLVLRIITLKNEQTISGFLYHFIDPQNRMNRMNEGGLTFPSVEEAFQMNVPLLTLIEEIESHYIFQKLKRNDENISHTADELGIPRSTLQNKIKLLKINEKFSREISSPIPRKRKKIVEKKEQAAKKVLASESKRTALPKSKKVKKGSPKKPSLTSKKSSQAKTNKNKVKLKAKSKKKK
- a CDS encoding type B 50S ribosomal protein L31 encodes the protein MKEGIHPQYRDVIFKDISCDYAFKSKSTAKSNETMKWEDGKEYPVIKLEISSASHPFFTDKAKVIMTAGRVDKFKKKYKMK
- a CDS encoding pentapeptide repeat-containing protein, which encodes MNFEKFKEINDTRMNYREMEDATVVSNYRNVGCGDGYRIYLKIDENECITDASYTTTGCGFGITALAMATEIAKNKTVSEAETLTESDIEKLFEFPEKRKNYPESAIAALKQAIKDFKSGDGIPKEKRITKSKALEILKTKGNLSNENLSSIILEKENLDGVDFSNADLHNAYLQNGSYVGANFSGANLRGAFLNSCNLQNANFRGADLRWAKLAGAKIDGADFTDAIYDIGTRIDSNQVHIFKVMQKAGKDIYMKAEEVI
- a CDS encoding STAS domain-containing protein, whose amino-acid sequence is MILTPSRTSDHLIIKILSDVMMDNSKDFYKEFEAIIQQNTDFKVVSFDFYKVNFMDSSGIGSLIRAASYVKNLHSAVTVFNLNKSLYSVFRLSGLDNIIAIYTYDEFIEIYPELK